One genomic segment of Occultella kanbiaonis includes these proteins:
- a CDS encoding ABC transporter ATP-binding protein, which translates to MLQTPTSDQTTVRRLDPNAPPVLELTGLRTEFQLEDGVVTAVDGVDLTIRRGETLAVVGESGCGKSVMARSILQLVDRPGRIVGGQVWVPRPPTTDLERMTGRSGRSRRRRRREAALEAATTDGPDGMVGLIGAAPELIRAVRGKRIAMVFQEPMTSLSAVHRVGDQIIEAIQLHEPMPKQAARERAIDLLRRVGIAAPEKRVDAYPFELSGGMRQRVMIAMALSCDPELLIADEPTTALDVTTQAQILELLASLRDEHDMAIMLITHDLGVAAQLADSVAVMYLGNVVERGDLADIFRAPRHPYTRALLRSIPKLGQGRDIRLAPVRGMVPHPFARPSGCPFNDRCDSFQPGRCDTAPPPLIRDEQGHEVRCVLYEEDK; encoded by the coding sequence ATGCTGCAGACCCCTACAAGTGACCAGACCACCGTCCGCCGGCTGGACCCGAACGCTCCGCCGGTGCTCGAGCTGACCGGTCTGCGCACCGAGTTCCAGCTCGAGGACGGCGTCGTCACCGCCGTCGACGGAGTGGACCTGACGATCCGTCGTGGCGAGACCCTGGCCGTGGTCGGTGAGTCCGGATGCGGCAAGAGTGTGATGGCCCGCTCGATCCTGCAGTTGGTGGATCGCCCAGGGCGAATCGTCGGTGGTCAGGTGTGGGTACCCCGCCCGCCCACCACCGACCTGGAGCGCATGACCGGCCGTTCCGGACGGTCCCGCCGCCGGCGGCGTCGCGAGGCAGCGCTCGAGGCCGCGACGACCGACGGCCCGGACGGCATGGTCGGCCTGATCGGCGCCGCGCCGGAACTCATCCGGGCGGTCCGCGGCAAGCGCATCGCCATGGTGTTCCAGGAGCCGATGACGTCCTTGTCGGCCGTGCACCGGGTGGGCGACCAGATCATCGAGGCGATCCAGCTGCACGAACCGATGCCGAAGCAGGCGGCCCGCGAACGCGCGATCGACCTGTTGCGCCGGGTCGGGATCGCCGCACCCGAGAAGCGGGTGGACGCCTACCCCTTCGAGCTGAGTGGCGGCATGCGTCAACGCGTGATGATCGCGATGGCACTGTCCTGCGACCCCGAGCTGCTGATCGCCGATGAACCGACCACCGCGCTGGACGTGACCACCCAGGCCCAGATCCTGGAGCTGCTGGCATCCCTGCGCGACGAGCACGACATGGCGATCATGTTGATCACGCACGACCTCGGCGTGGCCGCCCAGCTCGCCGACTCCGTGGCGGTGATGTACCTCGGGAACGTGGTCGAGCGAGGGGACCTGGCGGACATCTTCCGGGCGCCCCGCCACCCCTACACCCGGGCGCTGCTGCGCTCGATACCGAAGCTCGGGCAGGGGCGCGACATCCGGCTGGCGCCGGTGCGCGGCATGGTGCCCCATCCCTTCGCCCGCCCCAGCGGCTGCCCGTTCAACGACCGGTGCGACTCCTTCCAGCCCGGCCGGTGCGACACCGCCCCACCACCGTTGATCCGCGACGAGCAGGGCCACGAGGTTCGCTGCGTGCTGTACGAGGAGGACAAATGA
- a CDS encoding ABC transporter permease codes for MGKYTLRRIGLMLLTLVAISFVTFWIIQLPPGDYVSTLVAQAESRGEMITPEQMEALRTRYGLDDPFLVQYWNWITNIVFHGDFGQSFAYNRPVSTLIWDRVALSFFLSISTLLFVWAVAFPVGIYSAVKQYSPGDYIATFFGFVGMAIPEFLLALVFLWLGVRYFDQSAGGLFSPEYVDAAWNLGKVLDLASHLWLPILIIGISGTAGLIRVTRANLLDELYRPYVITARAKGLPEWKLLLKYPVRMSLSPFFSTVGWLLPGLISGETIISIVLSLPTTGPLLFGGVLSQDMYLVGSFILILSALTVVGTLLSDLALAWWDPRIRHRYQES; via the coding sequence ATGGGCAAGTACACGCTCAGGCGCATCGGCCTGATGCTGCTCACCCTGGTCGCGATCTCGTTCGTGACCTTCTGGATCATTCAACTGCCGCCCGGGGACTACGTGTCCACCCTGGTCGCGCAGGCGGAGTCCCGCGGGGAGATGATCACCCCGGAACAGATGGAGGCCCTGCGCACCCGTTACGGCTTGGACGACCCGTTCCTCGTTCAGTACTGGAACTGGATCACCAACATCGTCTTCCACGGCGACTTCGGTCAGTCGTTCGCGTACAACCGCCCGGTCTCGACCCTGATCTGGGACCGAGTGGCGCTCTCGTTCTTCCTCTCGATCAGCACCCTGCTGTTCGTCTGGGCGGTGGCCTTCCCGGTCGGCATCTACTCCGCCGTCAAGCAGTACTCCCCGGGTGACTACATCGCGACCTTCTTCGGCTTCGTCGGCATGGCGATCCCGGAGTTCCTGCTGGCGCTCGTCTTCCTCTGGCTGGGCGTCAGATACTTCGACCAGAGTGCGGGCGGCCTGTTCTCGCCCGAGTACGTCGATGCGGCCTGGAACCTCGGCAAGGTACTCGACCTCGCATCGCACCTGTGGCTGCCGATCCTGATCATCGGTATCTCCGGAACCGCGGGCCTGATCCGCGTCACCAGGGCGAACCTCCTGGACGAGCTCTACCGGCCGTACGTCATCACGGCACGCGCCAAGGGCCTGCCGGAGTGGAAGCTGCTTCTCAAGTACCCGGTGCGGATGTCCCTGAGCCCGTTCTTCAGCACCGTGGGCTGGCTTCTTCCGGGCCTGATCAGCGGCGAGACGATCATCTCGATCGTGCTCAGCCTCCCCACCACAGGACCGTTGCTGTTCGGTGGTGTGCTCAGCCAGGACATGTACCTCGTGGGCAGCTTCATCCTCATCCTCAGCGCGCTGACCGTGGTGGGGACCCTGCTGAGCGACTTGGCGCTCGCTTGGTGGGACCCCCGAATCCGACACCGCTACCAGGAGAGCTGA
- a CDS encoding GntR family transcriptional regulator — protein sequence MASTTGTLASEQVSQATLENRAHDALVSWLTEEHPQPGQTVPIREFARKLGMSRTPVRSAVGRLHERGLLSYDSTAGFTVAVPSLSSLYELFELRVMIESHSLRRYTEQEAPPAPRILHDLVAEAGELAEAALQEPAQYIAFRENDSRFHRTLVEMSGFPRLIALHDDLHLSIHVTRAGMEAPMNRERLDAAVAEHREIVEALDAGDGAAARAALESHILRVRDQTIVFLSRPQPTVGGGFAR from the coding sequence ATGGCATCAACGACAGGGACACTGGCCTCGGAGCAGGTGAGCCAGGCGACGCTGGAGAACCGTGCCCACGACGCACTGGTGAGCTGGCTGACCGAGGAGCACCCGCAGCCGGGCCAGACGGTGCCGATCCGAGAGTTCGCGCGCAAGCTCGGCATGAGCAGGACCCCCGTCCGGAGCGCGGTGGGGCGCCTGCACGAGCGCGGTCTGCTCTCCTACGACTCCACCGCGGGCTTCACCGTCGCCGTCCCCTCCCTCTCCTCGTTGTACGAACTGTTCGAGCTTCGCGTGATGATCGAGTCGCACAGCCTGCGCCGGTACACCGAGCAGGAGGCGCCGCCCGCGCCGAGGATCCTGCACGACCTGGTGGCCGAGGCGGGTGAGCTCGCCGAGGCCGCACTGCAGGAGCCTGCGCAGTACATCGCGTTCCGCGAGAACGACAGCAGGTTCCATCGCACGCTCGTGGAGATGTCCGGCTTCCCTCGGCTGATCGCCCTGCATGACGATCTACACCTGAGCATCCACGTCACCCGCGCCGGGATGGAGGCGCCGATGAATCGGGAACGGCTGGACGCCGCCGTCGCCGAGCACCGCGAGATCGTCGAGGCCCTCGATGCCGGTGACGGTGCGGCGGCGCGCGCCGCACTCGAGTCGCACATCCTCCGGGTCCGTGATCAGACGATCGTGTTCCTGTCCCGCCCGCAGCCCACTGTTGGCGGTGGCTTCGCGCGGTGA
- a CDS encoding ABC transporter permease, which yields MTERTDSPVTGTSSTATDVWDEPNPADVGAIMSQEGMEIPLPDSGADHPTGPEAELARAALARGGTASQWRLVWRRFRRHKVAYVSIWIVLAIYLVMAFAEFLAPSTATAQDAQFAYAPPQALHISHPTEGFGLHVNGFTVTQNPDTFANEFEIDEDSHIPVGFFVRGEPYELWGVFPMDVHLIGPEDPDQPFYLWGADRAGRDSLSRILYGSRVSLSIGLVGVAISLILGIALGGISGYYGGKPDTLIQRIIEFLMAIPTLPLWLALSAAIPASWGPTARYFAITAILSVIGWTGMARQVRGKFLSLREEDFITAASLDGCSRPRIIFRHMVPSFSSHVIASLTMAVPGMILAETSLSFLGLGLQAPAVSWGVLLQDAQNIRTIETAPWLLLPGLAIFVTVLAMNFVGDGLRDAADPYK from the coding sequence ATGACGGAGAGGACAGATAGTCCGGTCACCGGGACGTCCAGCACGGCAACGGACGTGTGGGACGAGCCGAACCCGGCCGACGTGGGTGCCATCATGAGCCAGGAGGGGATGGAGATCCCGCTCCCTGACTCCGGCGCCGACCACCCCACCGGCCCCGAAGCCGAGCTTGCCCGAGCTGCGCTGGCCAGGGGCGGAACGGCCTCGCAGTGGCGTCTGGTCTGGCGGCGCTTCCGCCGGCACAAGGTCGCGTACGTCTCGATCTGGATCGTCCTGGCCATCTACCTCGTGATGGCGTTCGCCGAGTTCCTGGCCCCCTCGACCGCCACGGCCCAGGACGCCCAGTTCGCGTACGCTCCGCCACAGGCGCTGCACATCTCCCACCCGACGGAGGGCTTCGGCCTCCATGTCAACGGCTTCACGGTGACGCAGAACCCGGACACGTTCGCGAACGAGTTCGAGATCGACGAGGACAGCCACATCCCGGTCGGGTTCTTCGTCCGGGGCGAGCCCTATGAGCTGTGGGGCGTCTTCCCGATGGATGTGCACCTCATCGGGCCCGAGGACCCGGACCAGCCCTTCTACCTGTGGGGCGCGGACCGGGCCGGGCGTGACTCACTGAGCCGCATCCTGTACGGCTCCCGGGTGTCGTTGTCGATCGGGCTGGTCGGCGTGGCCATCAGCCTGATCCTCGGCATCGCGCTCGGCGGCATCTCGGGCTACTACGGAGGTAAGCCGGACACGCTGATCCAGCGGATCATCGAGTTCCTGATGGCGATCCCGACCCTGCCCCTGTGGCTCGCACTCTCGGCTGCGATCCCGGCGTCCTGGGGCCCAACAGCTCGCTATTTCGCGATCACCGCGATCCTGTCGGTGATCGGCTGGACCGGTATGGCCAGACAGGTCAGAGGGAAATTCCTCTCCCTGCGGGAGGAGGACTTCATCACGGCCGCATCGCTGGATGGCTGCAGTAGACCGCGGATCATCTTCCGCCACATGGTGCCGTCGTTCTCGAGCCACGTGATCGCCTCGCTCACCATGGCCGTACCAGGAATGATCCTTGCCGAGACCTCGCTGAGCTTCCTCGGGCTCGGTCTCCAAGCGCCCGCCGTCAGCTGGGGTGTGCTCCTCCAGGACGCGCAGAACATCCGAACGATCGAGACGGCACCGTGGCTCCTGTTGCCCGGGCTCGCGATCTTCGTCACTGTCCTGGCCATGAACTTCGTCGGAGATGGATTGCGTGATGCTGCAGACCCCTACAAGTGA
- a CDS encoding ABC transporter ATP-binding protein: MSQDTDVVSETAGPDTSDVLLETRQLSKYFPITKGMWGRTSGHVKAVDRVDLQIKQGQTVGLVGESGCGKSTLGRCILRAHEPTSGEILYRRADGRVVDLAPLTERQLKPYRPDIRMVFQDPFSSLNPRMTLAEIVGEPLRVNKVVKESEVEDRVAALLTRVGLRPEYLRRYPNAFSGGERQRVGLARALALDPRLVVADEAVSALDVSVRAQILNLMRDLQTDENLTYLFISHDLGMVEYMADEVVVMYVGHVVETGPTAELYRRPHHPYTEALLSAVPNPDPNAAKRRERIVLRGEVADPSDVPSGCPFRTRCAYAQDRCETEVPSLREVAPERRVACHFSEELGLRGIEDLGAA; the protein is encoded by the coding sequence ATGAGCCAGGACACCGACGTTGTCAGCGAGACCGCCGGGCCGGACACGTCAGACGTGCTCCTCGAGACCCGGCAGCTGAGCAAGTACTTCCCGATCACGAAGGGCATGTGGGGCCGAACCTCCGGCCACGTCAAGGCCGTGGACCGGGTGGACCTGCAGATCAAGCAGGGACAGACCGTGGGGCTGGTCGGTGAGTCCGGGTGCGGGAAGAGCACGCTGGGCCGGTGCATCCTGCGCGCGCACGAACCAACCTCCGGTGAGATCCTCTACCGGCGCGCCGACGGCAGGGTGGTCGACCTCGCACCGCTCACCGAACGTCAGTTGAAGCCCTACCGCCCGGACATCAGGATGGTGTTCCAGGACCCGTTCTCCTCCCTGAACCCGCGGATGACCCTCGCGGAGATCGTCGGCGAGCCACTGCGCGTCAACAAGGTCGTCAAGGAGTCGGAGGTCGAGGACCGGGTGGCCGCGCTGCTGACCCGGGTGGGCCTGCGCCCCGAGTACCTGCGCCGCTACCCGAACGCCTTCAGCGGGGGCGAGCGGCAGCGGGTGGGCCTGGCGCGGGCGCTCGCCCTCGACCCACGGCTGGTGGTCGCCGACGAGGCGGTGAGCGCTCTCGACGTCTCGGTGCGCGCCCAGATCCTGAACCTGATGAGGGACCTCCAGACCGACGAGAACCTGACCTACCTGTTCATCTCCCACGATCTCGGCATGGTCGAGTACATGGCCGACGAGGTCGTGGTGATGTACGTCGGTCACGTCGTGGAGACCGGGCCCACGGCTGAGCTGTACCGCCGGCCGCACCACCCCTACACCGAGGCCCTGCTCTCGGCCGTCCCCAACCCCGACCCGAACGCGGCCAAGCGCAGGGAGCGGATCGTGCTCAGGGGCGAGGTGGCCGATCCCTCTGACGTCCCGTCCGGCTGCCCGTTCCGCACCCGGTGCGCGTACGCGCAGGACAGGTGTGAGACCGAGGTGCCGTCGCTGCGGGAGGTCGCGCCGGAGCGCCGCGTGGCCTGCCACTTCAGCGAGGAGCTCGGGCTGCGCGGGATCGAGGACCTCGGTGCCGCATGA
- a CDS encoding dihydrodipicolinate synthase family protein has translation MPLAFTPTNQASINQLHGVLPPVVLPMTPDGEIDSASLESHVGHLVAAGVHGLWANGTTGEFYALDGEGRAEVVRLCAKAAAGRVPVVAHVGDTSTSLAVRHAREALAAGAAMVSVLPPYFVGFDQDELKRHFRALAHAVDGPVVAYHLPQFIPATLSIDSIVELATDGVLCGAKDSSSNMVWFRRLQRRLRDAGTSLPCLTGGSSVADLGYLLGAVGSVSSTGNLTPRHLVRQYEAARDGDWDLVLALQEQSEELIELLAPPGRIAAPGLTNTVYKHLLAALGRIDSGHSAAPQTQLPAEDRRYLDEHVLPVIGRLESAGDHS, from the coding sequence ATGCCACTGGCATTCACACCTACGAACCAAGCGTCCATCAATCAACTGCACGGCGTGCTCCCGCCGGTTGTGCTCCCGATGACCCCCGACGGCGAGATCGACTCGGCGTCGCTGGAGTCGCACGTCGGCCACCTCGTGGCCGCCGGGGTGCACGGACTGTGGGCCAACGGCACCACCGGCGAGTTCTACGCGCTGGACGGCGAGGGACGGGCCGAGGTGGTACGCCTGTGCGCCAAGGCCGCAGCGGGACGTGTCCCCGTCGTGGCGCACGTGGGGGACACCTCCACCAGCCTCGCCGTGCGGCACGCCCGGGAGGCGCTCGCCGCCGGTGCCGCGATGGTCTCGGTCCTCCCGCCGTACTTCGTCGGGTTCGACCAGGACGAGTTGAAGCGGCACTTTCGCGCGCTCGCCCACGCCGTCGACGGCCCGGTCGTCGCCTACCACCTGCCCCAGTTCATCCCCGCCACGCTCTCGATCGACTCGATCGTCGAGCTCGCCACCGACGGTGTCCTCTGTGGTGCGAAGGACAGCAGCTCGAACATGGTCTGGTTCCGCCGGCTGCAGCGTCGCCTGCGTGATGCCGGGACCTCGCTGCCCTGCCTGACCGGAGGGTCCAGTGTGGCCGACCTCGGCTACCTGCTCGGCGCCGTCGGATCGGTCTCCTCGACCGGGAACCTGACCCCACGTCATCTGGTTCGCCAGTACGAGGCCGCACGGGATGGCGACTGGGACCTCGTTCTGGCACTGCAGGAGCAGAGCGAGGAACTCATCGAGCTGTTGGCCCCACCGGGAAGGATCGCGGCCCCCGGCCTGACCAACACCGTCTACAAACACCTGCTCGCCGCACTGGGGCGCATCGACTCCGGTCACAGCGCCGCGCCGCAGACCCAGCTGCCGGCCGAGGACCGCCGGTACCTGGACGAGCACGTGCTGCCGGTCATCGGTCGTCTGGAGAGTGCTGGCGACCACAGCTGA
- a CDS encoding glycoside hydrolase family 127 protein encodes MTISTTTSGRGPLVPTPRSVAVQGPVRTAALTGGLWRHWQQINRSASIPLGIAKLDEAGNLTNLRLAAGEHLDAEHQGPVYMDSDIYKVLETVAYELERGDDDELQEFVTKASELISAAQAADGYLNSTYQVRGPQARYQDLNNSHELYTAGHLFQAVTALARTGDDRLVPVARRLADHLVEVFLTERLEKLDGHPGVETALVELYRHLGTPEYLELAQRLLDDRGKGMVGRHAVGPLYQQDAFGVREAPVLTGHAVRAMYLEAGIVDVYLETGDRSLLAASVARWEDLVATRTALTGGHGSRQLKEAFGEAYELPPDQSYNETCAAVASVHWSWRLLLATGESRFADLIERTVYNVFAASVSLDGLEFFKGNPLQRRSDHALAIGDPRWRDGWFWSACCPPNVTRLMASLQHYLATSDVDGITVHQYADAVLGGSLPVGEVELEVGTSLPWQGDTAVRIRSTPDSEWTLSLRVPSWSPAPAVYLNGAPVQATSESGYLRVRRVWRPQDELRFCFDTAPRLTSPHPRIDALRGCLALERGPLVYCFEQVDQDATVDVEQVQIVPDREAITTSRHEDLPGIGRTVSLSIPGAQLVDASADGLPYFPGTRSWSTRGVRAVAVPYFQWANRDRRAMRIWMPVHG; translated from the coding sequence ATGACCATCAGCACGACGACCTCCGGCCGCGGCCCTCTCGTCCCGACGCCCCGAAGCGTCGCGGTGCAGGGCCCGGTTCGGACCGCGGCGCTCACGGGCGGCCTGTGGCGACACTGGCAGCAGATCAACCGCTCGGCGAGCATCCCGCTCGGCATCGCCAAGCTGGACGAGGCCGGCAACCTCACGAACCTTCGGCTGGCCGCCGGCGAACACCTGGATGCCGAACACCAGGGCCCGGTCTACATGGACTCGGACATCTACAAGGTGCTCGAGACCGTCGCGTACGAGCTGGAGCGCGGTGACGACGACGAGCTCCAGGAGTTCGTCACGAAGGCATCCGAGTTGATCTCCGCCGCTCAGGCCGCGGACGGCTACCTGAACTCGACCTACCAGGTCCGCGGACCTCAGGCGCGCTATCAGGACCTGAACAACAGCCACGAGCTCTACACCGCGGGACACCTGTTCCAGGCCGTGACCGCGCTGGCGAGGACCGGTGACGACCGCCTCGTCCCGGTGGCCCGGCGACTGGCCGACCACCTCGTCGAGGTCTTCCTCACCGAGCGCCTCGAGAAGCTGGACGGCCACCCCGGTGTGGAGACCGCGCTCGTGGAGCTCTACCGCCACCTGGGCACACCCGAGTACCTGGAACTGGCGCAGCGTCTCCTCGACGACCGGGGCAAGGGCATGGTCGGCCGGCACGCGGTCGGCCCGCTCTACCAGCAGGACGCGTTCGGGGTGCGGGAGGCACCGGTCCTGACCGGCCACGCCGTCCGCGCCATGTACCTGGAGGCCGGCATCGTCGACGTCTACCTGGAGACCGGTGACCGATCGCTCCTGGCCGCTTCGGTCGCCCGCTGGGAGGACCTGGTCGCCACGAGGACCGCACTGACCGGCGGGCACGGGTCGCGGCAGCTGAAGGAGGCCTTCGGGGAGGCCTACGAGCTCCCGCCGGACCAGTCCTACAACGAGACGTGCGCCGCCGTCGCCAGCGTGCACTGGAGCTGGCGGCTGCTGTTGGCCACCGGCGAGTCCCGGTTCGCCGACCTGATCGAACGCACCGTCTACAACGTCTTCGCCGCCTCGGTCTCGCTCGACGGCCTGGAGTTCTTCAAGGGCAACCCGCTGCAGCGACGCTCGGACCACGCCCTCGCGATCGGTGACCCACGCTGGCGAGACGGATGGTTCTGGTCCGCCTGCTGCCCTCCGAACGTGACCCGGCTGATGGCCTCGCTGCAGCACTATCTCGCGACCAGCGACGTCGACGGCATCACCGTGCACCAGTACGCCGACGCCGTCCTCGGTGGCAGCCTGCCCGTCGGCGAGGTGGAGTTGGAGGTCGGCACCAGCCTGCCGTGGCAGGGCGACACCGCGGTGCGGATCCGGTCGACGCCGGACTCCGAGTGGACTCTGTCATTGCGCGTCCCGTCATGGAGTCCCGCCCCGGCGGTGTACCTCAACGGGGCACCGGTCCAGGCGACGAGTGAGTCCGGCTACCTGCGGGTCCGCCGGGTCTGGCGACCGCAGGACGAGCTCCGGTTCTGCTTCGACACCGCGCCCCGCCTGACCAGCCCACACCCGCGCATCGACGCACTGCGTGGCTGCCTCGCACTGGAGCGCGGTCCGCTGGTGTACTGCTTCGAGCAGGTCGACCAGGACGCCACGGTGGATGTCGAACAGGTCCAGATCGTTCCCGACCGCGAGGCGATCACGACCAGCCGCCACGAGGACCTGCCGGGCATCGGCCGCACCGTCTCGCTCAGCATCCCTGGAGCTCAGCTCGTCGACGCATCGGCAGACGGACTCCCGTACTTCCCCGGGACGCGTTCCTGGTCCACCCGAGGAGTCCGTGCCGTGGCCGTCCCCTACTTCCAGTGGGCCAACCGGGACCGGCGAGCGATGCGGATCTGGATGCCCGTGCACGGCTGA
- a CDS encoding sialidase family protein, with translation MDPRLTGRLTPSATDPRLREALLPVLHDVDSHAATLAETSGGDLLCAWFNGPQEGDRETNVVLARLAAGTDEWSRPVLIAADPDRSEQNPVLFRAPDGRIWLLHTSNTPHDRTDAHVLVRTSEDGLTWSDPRTLFAGPGFFLRNPPLFLPDGTWLLPAYQVDAGGEYSVVARSTDDGHSWQVVEVPGSRHRVQMSIAPRPDGGLLGLFRSRAADRAYSSESTDLGRTWTPPVRTALANNNSALHHIALADGRLAAVFNDATMERDQFRFVPSGDGWRKKAVRTPLTLAVSEDGGRTWPLQRNLQVADIEYKDAPVGYSYPAMIQTSDGALQVAYSYLRKTIKHVRLEPDWIAGEQEGGLALDTTGDAT, from the coding sequence ATGGACCCGCGACTGACCGGACGACTCACGCCGTCAGCGACCGACCCGCGACTGCGGGAGGCTCTCCTGCCGGTACTGCACGATGTGGACAGCCACGCCGCGACCCTGGCCGAGACGAGCGGGGGCGACCTGCTCTGCGCCTGGTTCAACGGACCCCAGGAGGGTGACCGCGAGACGAACGTCGTGCTCGCGCGCCTGGCGGCGGGCACGGACGAGTGGTCCCGGCCGGTCCTGATCGCCGCCGACCCGGACCGGTCCGAGCAGAACCCGGTGCTGTTCCGGGCGCCCGACGGCCGGATCTGGCTGCTGCACACCTCGAACACACCACACGACCGCACGGACGCACACGTCCTGGTACGCACCTCGGAGGACGGGCTCACGTGGTCCGACCCACGGACGCTGTTCGCCGGGCCAGGCTTCTTCCTCCGCAACCCACCGCTCTTCCTGCCCGACGGCACCTGGCTGCTACCGGCCTACCAGGTGGACGCCGGAGGCGAGTACAGCGTCGTCGCCCGCAGCACCGACGACGGACACAGTTGGCAGGTGGTCGAGGTCCCGGGCAGCCGGCACCGGGTGCAGATGAGCATCGCGCCCAGGCCCGACGGCGGCCTGCTCGGTCTGTTCCGCTCACGCGCCGCCGACCGGGCCTACTCCTCCGAGTCCACCGACCTTGGCCGCACGTGGACGCCCCCGGTGCGCACGGCCCTTGCGAACAACAACTCGGCGCTGCACCACATCGCCCTGGCCGACGGCCGGCTCGCTGCCGTCTTCAACGACGCCACGATGGAACGCGACCAGTTCCGGTTCGTGCCGTCCGGGGACGGCTGGCGGAAGAAGGCGGTCCGCACACCGCTCACGCTCGCGGTCTCCGAGGACGGCGGTCGGACCTGGCCGCTCCAGCGCAACCTCCAGGTGGCGGACATCGAGTACAAGGACGCCCCGGTGGGCTACTCCTACCCAGCGATGATCCAGACGTCGGACGGCGCCCTCCAGGTCGCCTACTCCTACCTCCGCAAGACCATCAAGCACGTCCGACTCGAGCCCGACTGGATCGCTGGGGAGCAGGAGGGGGGCCTGGCCCTGGACACCACGGGGGACGCGACGTGA